Genomic segment of Niallia taxi:
GTCTGTAATTACATCTGTATTTTTACAAGCGACAAAGCGAATAATATGGTTCTTCTTTAAAGGGCTATCATTCCTTTTTTTAACGGTTCTAGGTGTATAGCCGTGAATAGCTGCTGTTTTTAAGATATGCTCCTTTGTTTGTTCACTGATGCCAGGTTTATTATTAAATGCCAAAGAAACAGCTGATTTAGAAACACCGGCTAATTTTGCGATATCATCGATTTTCAATCGTATTCCTCCTATATATACTATCGTTCCTTAATTATACCACCACTATTCTATTTAGTTTAGTATAGTTTAGTAAAACAATGGGAGGGAAAAAACATATTGCTTATAAATTATTTTATTATTTATAACTAATGATGCATGTAAGTGTATAACTATTTGCCGATTAAACTTTTGAAATTGAATGAGCTTTTAGAGGATGGATGTTTTAAGTTTATATTATTTTGGTAGCCTGCTTCTTTTTATTCTGTATTCCTTTTATTAGGATTTTTTTATACAAGTGCTTATTAGAGAGTTGTTTTAATAAAAGATTTGAAAAAACGCTTACAACGCGATATGGTGTTAACAGGTTAACTAGCAGTTTTAGGTTTAGTAATTTTAGGAGATGAATGTATGGAAAGTGTTGTATTAAAAGAATTTTGTGCAGAAAACCTGACCAACATTCCTGCTGCAATAAAAGCGGGAGCAAAAAGAATTGAACTTTGTGACAACTTAGCTGTAGGGGGAACGACTCCATCTTATGGGGTAATTAAAAAAGCGGTTGAGATAGCCCATAATGCCGGTGTCACGGTTATGACTATGATCAGACCAAGAGGTGGAAGCTTTGAATATAGTCATGCAGAGGCAGAGATAATGGCAAATGATATTGAAATATGTGTGCAGCTTGGTTCCGATGGGGTTGTATTTGGGTGCTTGGAGAATGGGTGGATTGATGAAGAGTTGACTTCTCAGTTGATAAGTAAATCAGAAGATATGGAAATCACTTTTCATATGGCATTCGATGAATTATCAGAAGAAGATCAGTTTAAAGCAATTGATTGGCTTGCTGAAAAGAAGGTTAGCAGAATTTTGACACATGGTGGCAGTGCAGACCAGAGCATTGAAGCTAACTTCCCACATCTAAAGAAGCTAATTAAATATGCAGGTGACCGGATTATTATCTTACCAGGTGCTGGTGTTAATTATCAAAACTTAGAAGGTCTATTAGATGCTTTGCAGGTGAAAGAAGCACATGGAACAAAAATAGTAAAGCTATGATGAGTATATTAAAGTATCCCCCTTCCACAAAATTGGAAGGGGATATTTCTACTTATCTTCTTTAATAACGAATAACACACCTATTAAAATCAGGATAGAACCTATCCAAAACATAAAGCCGATTTTTTCATCTAATAACAGCCAACCAAGCAATGTTCCCACTACTGGCTGAAAGAAGAAATAAATTCCGCCGCTTGAGGCATTAAGCATTTGTAATCCACGGTTCCAAAGAAGAAAGCCGCCTGCTGTTGAGATAATACCTAAATATAATAGTCCGCCCCAAATAGTCGGATGAGTCAGTTGTATCATATTCAACTCAGGTAAACGCGGTAAAACAAATGGTGTTAGCACAATAAGTGCGACCAAAATAGAATAGGTTGTTACTACAATTTGCGAGTAACTGCTTGGAATGCGTTTCACTAGAACAGACATAAGTGCCCATGTTAAGGCAGCAATCACAAGAGAAACCCCGCCAAGTGTGCTGGACAAATTGATATCCCCTATGCCAACAATAAGAATAACTCCTATTGTGGCAAGGCATACTGAGATTCCTTTTTTAATAGTTAAGCTTTCTTTAAGAATGAGGCGGGCAAAAATAACCATAAATGCAGGTGTTGAAGCTGTGATGATTGCCCCCATTTGCGCTGTTGACAGCATCGTCCCTGTTTCTTGTGCAACAATCGAAATCGCATTGCCTATAATCCCAATGGCAACGATTATCCAAATAAAACGCTTTTCGATTCGCCATTTTTGTTTTGTCACAAATCCTATGAGGAGAAGTGTCAAAATAGCAATTAAATAGCGCAACCACACAAGCTCAAGTGGGGGAATAACCGCCACCACAATCTTCACGACAACATACATGCCGCCCCAAATACTAGAAGCAAGAATTAAATATAAGGAACCTAATAAGGTGTTTTTCATTTTTTATACCCTCCGATATTTTGTTTAAGGTCAAAGTTGCCCCTATCGGAGAGATTCAGTCATTTCCCTCCATTAGAAGCTGAAGGGTACTGCTGGTACGTCATTTTCAAATAAAGGAGTCCAATACATGTTTTTCTCACCTCATATCACTTAGTGTATTACTTATATCCTATCGTATTTTACTAGATTTTCACAGAGGAAAACCTAGAAAGATATTGATATACTCCATCTTCATCACAAGTGAATTCTGTTACATCATTAACGATTTTTTTGATCGGCTCTGCAGCATTTTTCATTGCTACCGCATAATCAACAAACTCAAACATTGGCAGATCATTATAACTATCCCCAATTGCTAAAATGTCTTCTTCTAATATCCCGAAATGAGCCAGCATCTGCTTAATGCCAGTTGCTTTATTTACATTTGCGTACATCAATTCCACATTATGGCTTGAAGAAGTTGACGTAGTAAAGTCAGTTTCTTGCTTTAGTTCGTTAAGTATATCTTTCCATTCATTAATATGCTCTTTTGTTCTTGCAAAGAAATAAAACTTCGAAAACATATTTCCTTCAATAGAATCCTTCCAAGCAATCTCTTCTTTTATTGCTTGTTTACGTGAAAGCCATTCATTAATCTCAACACCTTCGGGCTGTGGATCTCTAATCTCGTTTTGAACATAATCTTTATCTTGATTTAATGTGATACGTGCTGAATCGTATGGAAAAAGCTCGTAATATATTTTATTTAGTCTTGCCTTTTCAATAACTGATTCAACTAATTCGCGAGAAAGGGAATGCTGAAACACAGGCTTATCCTCGATATATCCTGCCATTCCATTTGATGTAATAAAGCCATCTACCTGGAATCCTTCCGGAACTAGTTCGGCTATCTCATCGAATGCTCTTCCTGTCGCAATAAATACAAAGATTCCTTGTTCCCGTAAATTATCAATAATTT
This window contains:
- a CDS encoding copper homeostasis protein CutC produces the protein MESVVLKEFCAENLTNIPAAIKAGAKRIELCDNLAVGGTTPSYGVIKKAVEIAHNAGVTVMTMIRPRGGSFEYSHAEAEIMANDIEICVQLGSDGVVFGCLENGWIDEELTSQLISKSEDMEITFHMAFDELSEEDQFKAIDWLAEKKVSRILTHGGSADQSIEANFPHLKKLIKYAGDRIIILPGAGVNYQNLEGLLDALQVKEAHGTKIVKL
- a CDS encoding DMT family transporter; its protein translation is MKNTLLGSLYLILASSIWGGMYVVVKIVVAVIPPLELVWLRYLIAILTLLLIGFVTKQKWRIEKRFIWIIVAIGIIGNAISIVAQETGTMLSTAQMGAIITASTPAFMVIFARLILKESLTIKKGISVCLATIGVILIVGIGDINLSSTLGGVSLVIAALTWALMSVLVKRIPSSYSQIVVTTYSILVALIVLTPFVLPRLPELNMIQLTHPTIWGGLLYLGIISTAGGFLLWNRGLQMLNASSGGIYFFFQPVVGTLLGWLLLDEKIGFMFWIGSILILIGVLFVIKEDK
- a CDS encoding HAD family hydrolase; its protein translation is MSFKPKAIFLDMDGTILTSFNKVSLKTKEIIDNLREQGIFVFIATGRAFDEIAELVPEGFQVDGFITSNGMAGYIEDKPVFQHSLSRELVESVIEKARLNKIYYELFPYDSARITLNQDKDYVQNEIRDPQPEGVEINEWLSRKQAIKEEIAWKDSIEGNMFSKFYFFARTKEHINEWKDILNELKQETDFTTSTSSSHNVELMYANVNKATGIKQMLAHFGILEEDILAIGDSYNDLPMFEFVDYAVAMKNAAEPIKKIVNDVTEFTCDEDGVYQYLSRFSSVKI